One window of the Haloarcula halobia genome contains the following:
- a CDS encoding DUF7511 domain-containing protein, producing the protein MTDFDVRERTVSPVDENFQRPEADPAPSQLDVVLDPESNRATVVPDRPEADTTTAWITADVEVLVDVTEMQ; encoded by the coding sequence ATGACCGACTTCGATGTCCGAGAGAGAACGGTTTCCCCGGTCGATGAAAACTTCCAGCGGCCCGAGGCGGACCCAGCGCCGTCACAGCTCGATGTGGTTCTGGACCCCGAATCCAACCGAGCCACCGTTGTTCCAGATCGCCCTGAAGCCGACACGACAACTGCGTGGATCACTGCCGACGTCGAGGTGCTCGTAGACGTTACCGAAATGCAGTGA
- a CDS encoding DUF1684 domain-containing protein, with product MPATDLPADWAVRIRRERDSKAESFRESPRSPLPPELRGADFPGLAYFDPDPAYRFSLPLEEHDRKKRITVETTADGEQTYRRWGAFRFEIDGTEYTLQAYRPDGDAERFWVPFRDETNGEETYEAGRYLDLVPDEHLVDGEWELDFNAAYNPTCAYNHAYECPLIPVENWLDVRIEAGEQDFPADPRGHQH from the coding sequence ATGCCCGCAACAGACCTGCCTGCCGACTGGGCCGTAAGAATCAGGCGAGAGCGCGATTCCAAGGCGGAGTCCTTCCGGGAGTCGCCGCGGTCGCCGCTGCCGCCGGAGCTGCGCGGCGCGGACTTCCCGGGACTCGCGTACTTCGACCCCGACCCGGCGTACCGGTTTTCACTCCCGCTCGAGGAACACGACCGGAAGAAGCGAATCACCGTCGAGACGACCGCGGACGGCGAGCAGACGTACCGCCGGTGGGGAGCGTTCCGGTTCGAGATAGACGGGACCGAGTACACGCTGCAAGCCTACCGGCCCGACGGCGACGCCGAGCGGTTCTGGGTCCCCTTCCGCGACGAGACGAACGGCGAGGAGACGTACGAGGCCGGTCGATATCTCGATCTCGTCCCGGACGAACACCTGGTCGACGGCGAGTGGGAGCTCGACTTCAACGCGGCGTACAACCCGACCTGTGCCTACAACCACGCCTACGAGTGCCCGCTGATCCCCGTCGAGAACTGGCTCGACGTCCGAATCGAGGCCGGCGAACAGGACTTCCCCGCCGACCCCCGGGGCCACCAGCACTGA
- a CDS encoding SHOCT domain-containing protein, producing the protein MNSPVQGVAQWGPHRGPHGPVGPHGPMGPDWVARNGLAPWSSAGSTGFEFLMPLIWLVLLGVLLVGAVYLLGTSRSGTDSGRAEAVLRERYARGELTDEEFEHRAARLNDGGNRRTSS; encoded by the coding sequence ATGAACAGTCCAGTACAGGGCGTCGCCCAGTGGGGGCCACACCGCGGCCCACACGGTCCAGTGGGACCACACGGTCCGATGGGGCCAGACTGGGTCGCCAGGAACGGGCTCGCACCCTGGAGTAGCGCCGGAAGCACCGGGTTCGAGTTCCTGATGCCGCTCATCTGGCTGGTCCTGCTCGGCGTGCTCCTCGTCGGCGCGGTCTACCTGCTGGGCACCAGCAGATCGGGCACCGACTCGGGTCGGGCCGAAGCGGTGCTTCGGGAGCGATACGCCCGCGGTGAGCTCACCGACGAGGAGTTCGAGCACCGGGCCGCCAGACTCAATGACGGTGGGAACCGACGCACGTCGTCGTGA
- a CDS encoding SDR family NAD(P)-dependent oxidoreductase, producing the protein MPDYSADFDGKTVVVTGATSGIGREIAIRFADAGATVLNADIESEPKDADVPTHEYIRDQGGTAEYVQTDVSDAEDIRAAVAEAREHGGVDVMVNNAGLFIGGGLLEVSEAEFEKIHEVNAKGVFFGCQAAAEDMIDRGAEGSIVNTASISSFVAQREQIQYDSTKAAVKMITRGAALELAEHDIRVNAIGPGQIATEFIDGWSEEAPEKAATDGLIKPVPAGRAGTPEDIAGAALYLASDDADYVTGEVLMVDGGWRII; encoded by the coding sequence ATGCCAGACTACAGTGCAGACTTCGACGGGAAGACCGTTGTGGTCACCGGTGCGACCTCCGGAATCGGACGCGAAATCGCCATCAGGTTCGCGGACGCCGGGGCGACGGTGCTCAACGCGGACATCGAGTCCGAACCCAAGGACGCCGACGTCCCGACACACGAGTACATCCGCGACCAGGGCGGGACCGCCGAGTACGTCCAGACCGACGTCTCGGACGCCGAGGACATCCGTGCGGCCGTGGCCGAGGCCCGGGAGCACGGCGGTGTCGACGTGATGGTGAACAACGCCGGGCTGTTCATCGGCGGCGGCCTGCTCGAGGTCAGCGAGGCCGAGTTCGAGAAGATACACGAGGTCAACGCCAAGGGCGTGTTCTTCGGGTGCCAGGCGGCGGCCGAGGACATGATCGACCGCGGGGCCGAGGGCTCGATCGTCAACACCGCCTCCATCAGTTCGTTCGTCGCACAGCGCGAACAGATTCAGTACGACTCGACGAAGGCCGCCGTGAAGATGATAACCCGCGGGGCCGCACTCGAGCTCGCCGAGCACGACATCCGGGTGAACGCCATCGGCCCCGGGCAGATTGCGACCGAGTTCATCGACGGCTGGTCGGAGGAAGCACCCGAAAAGGCGGCCACGGACGGCCTCATCAAACCGGTCCCCGCCGGGCGGGCCGGGACCCCCGAGGACATCGCCGGTGCGGCCCTCTACCTGGCCAGCGACGACGCGGACTACGTGACCGGCGAGGTCCTGATGGTCGACGGTGGCTGGCGAATCATCTGA
- a CDS encoding class I fructose-bisphosphate aldolase: MSTQQLLDTPSGNAVVVALDHGLSLGAPDGFKNPVETIDKVLAGQPDGVLVGPHMARHYQDRFEEADVDIVVTADVVTWSTSPGRDHDKDLWTPAFDAEFLAELDPVGVKTVLVFGRDDTETFRRNVEYIAELAEDLRGTGIPLVVEPVMWGRRVPEKLETDVDFVEDAMRMGWEFGADILKAPYTGSVETFEPLVENSPVPVMILGGPATGTTRAMLESVEGAMESGARGLMIGRTIWKSADPERTVAALNEIVHDGASVDEVWDDA; the protein is encoded by the coding sequence ATGAGCACACAGCAACTCCTCGACACCCCGTCGGGGAACGCAGTCGTCGTAGCGCTCGATCACGGACTCAGCCTCGGTGCACCTGACGGATTCAAGAACCCGGTAGAGACCATCGACAAGGTCCTGGCGGGACAGCCGGACGGCGTCCTCGTCGGGCCACACATGGCCCGTCACTACCAGGACCGCTTCGAGGAGGCGGACGTCGACATCGTCGTCACCGCCGACGTCGTGACGTGGTCGACCAGCCCCGGTCGGGACCACGACAAGGACCTCTGGACGCCGGCGTTCGACGCCGAGTTCCTCGCCGAGCTCGACCCCGTCGGCGTCAAGACGGTGCTCGTGTTCGGCCGCGACGACACCGAGACGTTCCGCCGGAACGTCGAGTACATCGCCGAACTCGCCGAGGACCTGCGTGGCACCGGCATCCCGCTGGTCGTCGAACCGGTCATGTGGGGCCGACGCGTCCCGGAGAAACTGGAGACGGACGTCGACTTCGTCGAGGACGCGATGCGCATGGGCTGGGAGTTCGGCGCGGACATCCTCAAGGCGCCCTACACCGGCAGCGTCGAGACGTTCGAACCGCTCGTCGAGAACTCCCCGGTCCCCGTGATGATCCTGGGCGGCCCGGCCACCGGCACGACCCGGGCGATGCTCGAGTCCGTCGAGGGTGCCATGGAGTCCGGCGCTCGCGGCCTGATGATCGGCCGCACCATCTGGAAGTCCGCGGACCCCGAACGGACCGTCGCCGCGCTCAACGAGATCGTCCACGATGGGGCGTCCGTCGACGAGGTCTGGGACGACGCGTAA
- the glpR gene encoding HTH-type transcriptional regulator GlpR codes for MTTPEKRRRSITELVTKHGGLSVEELADHLDVSESTIRRDLRDLDDRNLVERTHGGVVPTTDVGIERSFDRRLIQHLERKQAIADRAVEEISEGHVVYYDAGTTTMQVAKAAPGGRSTIAVTSSPLLLLELAKAEGTVKMTGGEYRNETKALVGPTTEEYIRNSNFDLAFIGVNGIEADGMLSAPNESEAKIKRLVVEHSARAVVVTIAEKFGEQSFRRFGSIDDVDLLVTDERVPDEYRDLFEETQLVEGVFEGG; via the coding sequence ATGACGACCCCGGAGAAGCGTCGTCGGTCCATCACCGAGCTGGTCACGAAACACGGTGGGCTCTCCGTCGAGGAACTGGCCGACCACCTCGACGTCTCCGAGTCGACGATCCGACGTGACCTCCGTGACTTAGACGACCGGAACCTCGTCGAGCGAACGCACGGCGGGGTCGTGCCCACGACGGACGTGGGCATCGAGCGGTCGTTCGATCGCCGCCTCATCCAGCACTTAGAGCGCAAGCAGGCCATCGCCGATCGGGCCGTCGAGGAGATCTCGGAGGGTCACGTCGTCTACTACGACGCGGGGACGACGACGATGCAGGTCGCGAAGGCCGCGCCGGGCGGCCGGTCGACCATCGCCGTCACCAGCTCGCCCCTGTTGCTCCTCGAACTGGCGAAGGCAGAGGGGACGGTGAAGATGACCGGCGGCGAGTACCGCAACGAGACGAAGGCCCTCGTCGGGCCGACGACCGAGGAGTACATCCGCAACTCCAACTTCGACCTGGCGTTCATCGGCGTCAACGGCATCGAGGCCGACGGTATGCTCTCGGCACCGAACGAGTCCGAGGCGAAGATAAAGCGCCTGGTCGTCGAGCACTCGGCACGGGCCGTCGTCGTCACCATCGCCGAGAAGTTCGGCGAGCAGAGCTTCCGTCGCTTCGGGTCGATAGACGACGTCGACCTCCTCGTGACCGACGAACGCGTCCCCGACGAGTACCGCGACCTCTTCGAGGAGACCCAGCTCGTCGAGGGCGTCTTCGAGGGCGGGTGA
- the pdxA gene encoding 4-hydroxythreonine-4-phosphate dehydrogenase PdxA has translation MSDRSITVGVTMGDPAGIGSEVIVKSYPTLVADATVVVIGDATVVEDAVDRFAPDLEVRRVDDPRDATADPGVVPVIDLDNVADHEYGELSEANGEASLEYIERAIELAQAGAIDAMTTAPINKQATKMAGSEYAGHTGMLADHTGTDDYSMMLIEDDLTVTHVSTHVPLREACDLEVDDVASTIAVTDEALRDLGIDDPSVAVAGLNPHASDGGLLGDEEAETIEPAVEQVAETGVDVTGPLPPDTVYVRAASGEFDCVVSMYHDQGHIPIKMLGFTGDGDAVSGVNVTIGLPIIRTSVDHGTAFDIAGEGVASEQSMIDAVSTAVRLAR, from the coding sequence ATGAGCGATCGAAGCATCACCGTCGGCGTCACCATGGGTGACCCTGCGGGTATCGGCAGCGAAGTCATCGTCAAATCGTACCCGACGCTCGTGGCGGACGCCACCGTCGTCGTCATCGGGGACGCGACCGTCGTGGAAGACGCCGTCGACCGGTTCGCCCCCGACCTCGAGGTCCGTCGCGTCGACGACCCGCGCGACGCGACGGCCGACCCCGGCGTCGTGCCGGTCATCGACCTCGATAACGTGGCCGACCACGAGTACGGCGAACTCTCGGAGGCCAACGGCGAGGCGAGCCTCGAGTACATCGAGCGCGCGATCGAGCTGGCACAGGCCGGTGCCATCGACGCGATGACCACCGCCCCCATCAACAAGCAGGCGACGAAGATGGCCGGCAGCGAGTACGCGGGCCACACGGGGATGCTCGCGGACCACACCGGCACCGACGACTACTCGATGATGCTCATCGAGGACGACCTGACCGTCACCCACGTCAGCACGCACGTCCCGCTGCGGGAGGCCTGCGACCTCGAGGTCGACGACGTCGCCTCGACCATCGCCGTCACGGACGAGGCGCTGCGCGATCTGGGCATCGACGACCCGTCGGTCGCCGTCGCGGGGCTGAACCCCCACGCGAGCGACGGCGGCCTCCTCGGCGACGAGGAGGCCGAGACCATCGAACCGGCCGTCGAACAGGTCGCCGAGACCGGCGTCGACGTGACCGGGCCGCTCCCGCCGGACACGGTGTACGTCCGGGCCGCCTCGGGCGAGTTCGACTGCGTCGTCTCGATGTACCACGACCAGGGCCACATCCCCATCAAGATGCTCGGGTTCACCGGCGACGGGGACGCCGTGAGCGGCGTCAACGTCACCATCGGCCTGCCCATCATCCGGACCAGCGTCGACCACGGCACCGCCTTCGACATCGCCGGCGAGGGCGTCGCCTCCGAACAGAGCATGATCGACGCGGTGTCGACGGCCGTCAGACTCGCCCGGTAA
- a CDS encoding four-carbon acid sugar kinase family protein — translation MTRCLVLADDLTGSCDAGHEFATRDYDTRVVVGPERATPAGGDVVVSNTDSRYVDPALAAERVRAVLDAHDPAVVYKKVDSTLRGNVRAEVEAATRAIDPALVLVAPAFPGNGRLTASGYHLVDGRLVTESPPGDDGERPPTHDALPELFAESPYPVEAVGVETVAHGTDAVRDTLEPLAGADGPVVVTCDAVTDRHLEALAAAAEALPERCLYVGSGGLARHITVPGAPSGAGIDVDRDRTVVGVSGSVAPETLAQLEVIPAALRRQLAVADAVTDPAGAGADLAARGRAALDDHGTVLLSSAERRADVDRAMAAGEHAAVDGAAVRRRVAEALAAAAAGVVDEGRAPNLFLTGGATARTVFEELDAKRLRMAGEGIAPGVPLATVEGGVADGTAVVTKAGGFGGEQAIIKSLARLGQADERSKHHRRRHHG, via the coding sequence ATGACCCGCTGTCTCGTGCTCGCGGACGACCTGACCGGGAGCTGCGACGCCGGCCACGAGTTCGCGACACGCGACTACGACACCCGGGTCGTCGTCGGTCCGGAGCGTGCGACGCCGGCCGGCGGCGACGTCGTCGTCTCCAACACCGACTCGCGGTACGTGGACCCGGCGCTCGCTGCCGAGCGCGTGCGTGCTGTCCTCGACGCCCACGACCCAGCCGTCGTCTACAAGAAAGTCGACTCGACCCTCCGCGGGAACGTCCGTGCGGAGGTCGAGGCCGCGACGCGGGCGATCGACCCCGCGCTCGTCCTCGTCGCACCGGCGTTCCCGGGCAACGGTCGCCTGACTGCGAGCGGCTACCACCTCGTCGACGGGCGACTGGTGACCGAGTCGCCGCCCGGCGACGACGGGGAGCGGCCGCCGACACACGACGCGCTCCCCGAGCTCTTCGCCGAGAGTCCCTATCCCGTCGAAGCGGTCGGTGTCGAGACCGTCGCGCACGGAACGGACGCCGTCCGCGACACACTGGAACCGCTGGCCGGGGCCGACGGGCCGGTCGTCGTGACCTGTGACGCCGTGACGGACCGGCACCTCGAGGCACTCGCCGCGGCGGCCGAGGCGCTGCCCGAGCGGTGTCTGTACGTCGGCAGCGGCGGGCTCGCCCGCCACATCACCGTCCCGGGCGCGCCGTCCGGTGCGGGCATCGACGTCGACCGGGACCGGACGGTGGTGGGCGTCTCGGGGAGCGTCGCTCCGGAGACGCTCGCACAGCTCGAGGTCATCCCGGCAGCGCTGCGACGACAGCTCGCCGTGGCGGATGCGGTCACCGATCCGGCGGGAGCGGGGGCCGACCTGGCGGCCCGCGGCCGCGCCGCTCTCGACGACCACGGGACGGTCCTGCTCTCGAGTGCCGAGCGGCGCGCCGACGTCGACCGGGCGATGGCCGCCGGCGAGCACGCGGCCGTCGACGGCGCGGCGGTACGCCGACGGGTCGCCGAGGCGCTCGCCGCGGCCGCGGCCGGTGTCGTCGACGAGGGGCGGGCGCCGAACCTCTTCCTGACCGGCGGCGCGACGGCACGGACCGTCTTCGAGGAGCTCGACGCGAAGCGGCTCCGCATGGCCGGCGAGGGGATCGCGCCGGGCGTCCCGCTGGCGACCGTCGAGGGTGGCGTCGCGGACGGGACGGCCGTCGTGACGAAAGCGGGCGGGTTCGGCGGCGAGCAGGCAATCATTAAGTCCCTCGCTCGTCTGGGTCAAGCCGATGAGCGATCGAAGCATCACCGTCGGCGTCACCATGGGTGA
- a CDS encoding HalOD1 output domain-containing protein, producing MTTSDGRDGSPPLRRSVLEAVVQHVGERTGRRPTDLPPLYEAVDLGVLEVLVASARQNGTPLSVRFAYAGHEVTVDQGGAVRCTPR from the coding sequence ATGACAACGAGTGACGGGCGCGACGGGTCACCGCCCCTGCGACGCTCCGTCCTGGAGGCGGTGGTACAGCACGTCGGCGAGCGCACGGGCCGGCGGCCGACGGACCTGCCGCCGCTGTACGAGGCGGTCGACCTGGGTGTCCTCGAGGTTCTCGTCGCATCCGCCCGGCAAAACGGGACGCCGCTATCCGTTCGATTCGCCTATGCCGGCCACGAAGTCACGGTCGACCAGGGCGGTGCCGTCCGCTGTACGCCCCGGTAG
- a CDS encoding PfkB family carbohydrate kinase, producing MSPDFPDDQTREAVAACQDHLPAEPSGGDVVFGFDGYVDNVRQAGTNAGASESERITTLSEFGEQIVTSAAADSSLAISWERHGQRTGGHVSHLSRAYDTLGFDPTLVGMCGDPVRDLFAAEFADCTIYSLGDPGITDAIEFDDGKLMLMESGGAATLDWATITDRVGVDTLIEELDGAKLLGVGYWAVIPELPGILDGLREQVFPALSAPPEHVLLDPANIREIDHAVLESIVAATRRLASDVEVTVSANRYETKELASVLGAHDGEELLADARVAFDSLSVDRFVGHSVSESVVVSDDGTTSVQVTPVESPALTTSAGDHFNAGLSLGLVEGLPEDAAVVMGNALAREFVRTGETPTYDDVAAAVTNYGEQFA from the coding sequence ATGTCGCCTGACTTCCCGGACGACCAGACGCGCGAGGCAGTGGCCGCGTGCCAGGACCATCTGCCGGCCGAACCGAGCGGCGGCGACGTGGTCTTTGGCTTCGACGGCTACGTCGACAACGTCCGGCAGGCCGGGACGAACGCCGGCGCCTCCGAGAGCGAGCGCATCACGACGCTGAGCGAGTTCGGCGAGCAGATCGTAACCTCGGCGGCCGCCGACAGCTCGCTGGCCATCTCGTGGGAGCGCCACGGGCAGCGAACCGGGGGGCACGTCAGCCACCTCTCGCGCGCGTACGACACCCTCGGGTTCGACCCGACGCTGGTCGGGATGTGTGGCGACCCGGTGCGGGACCTCTTCGCGGCGGAGTTCGCGGACTGTACCATCTACTCCCTGGGCGACCCCGGCATCACGGACGCCATCGAGTTCGACGACGGGAAGCTCATGCTGATGGAGAGCGGCGGTGCCGCGACGCTGGACTGGGCGACCATCACCGACCGCGTCGGCGTCGACACGCTCATCGAGGAACTGGACGGGGCGAAACTGCTCGGCGTCGGCTACTGGGCGGTGATCCCGGAACTCCCCGGCATCCTCGACGGCCTCCGCGAGCAGGTCTTCCCGGCGCTGTCGGCCCCGCCGGAACACGTCCTGCTCGACCCGGCGAACATCCGGGAGATAGACCACGCGGTGCTCGAGTCCATCGTCGCGGCGACGCGCCGCCTGGCCTCGGACGTCGAGGTGACCGTCTCGGCGAACCGCTACGAGACCAAGGAGCTCGCGTCCGTCCTCGGCGCGCACGACGGCGAGGAACTTCTCGCGGACGCGCGCGTGGCGTTCGACTCCCTCTCGGTCGACCGGTTCGTCGGCCACAGCGTGAGCGAGTCCGTCGTCGTCAGCGACGACGGGACGACGAGCGTCCAGGTCACGCCCGTCGAGTCGCCGGCGTTGACCACCAGCGCCGGCGACCACTTCAACGCGGGCCTGTCGCTGGGCCTCGTCGAGGGACTGCCCGAGGACGCCGCCGTCGTCATGGGCAACGCCCTCGCGCGGGAGTTCGTGCGGACCGGCGAGACGCCGACCTACGACGACGTCGCCGCGGCCGTCACGAACTACGGCGAGCAGTTCGCGTAG
- a CDS encoding PAS domain S-box protein: MFDSGTTELPIPEYSRTDDRGRSRYAGLLGGAGLLLAAFQVPHLVADVVEGMGVAALLSGAVFPFLLAISIAAAGYWCWWREVPSSQMRRIDGWFVLGTVGMTVVSGAMVVYQLLEGAQLQHIPFVLLNFATAGGLGGIVVGWYDAQNRRRRAQLRVFREVVEHGGHAICLTDPSGTIEYVNPEFEAQTGYDAATAVGQTPAILRSGAQDDAFYADLWETILAGEVWHGELVNERRDGTRYHVNQTIAPITDDGGDIAHFVAINQDVTARKEYEAELERQNERLDEFASVVSHDLRNPLSVASGQLELERMDRESEHLAVAASALERMERLIDDMLTLARQGETVGETDAVSLRSVVEAAWKQVETPDANLVVETDLTVAADARRVQQLFENLFRNSVEHGTPPSRSGSDGDPVADHTNGAVQAVDAAAELTVTVGDVDGGFFVADTGPGLPDDARDRIFESGYSTSHDGTGLGLSIVRRIADAHGWTVTATNGADGGARFEIRDVEPAQPPETV, from the coding sequence ATGTTCGACTCAGGCACGACCGAGTTACCGATTCCGGAGTACAGCCGGACGGACGACCGAGGGCGATCGCGGTACGCCGGCCTGCTGGGTGGCGCCGGCCTGCTGCTGGCGGCGTTCCAGGTTCCCCACCTCGTCGCCGACGTCGTCGAGGGGATGGGGGTGGCGGCGCTCCTGTCCGGAGCCGTCTTCCCCTTCCTGCTGGCTATCAGCATCGCAGCGGCGGGGTACTGGTGCTGGTGGCGGGAGGTCCCCTCGTCCCAGATGCGGCGTATCGACGGCTGGTTCGTCCTCGGGACTGTCGGGATGACCGTCGTCAGCGGGGCAATGGTCGTCTATCAACTGCTGGAGGGGGCCCAGTTACAACACATCCCCTTCGTCCTGCTCAACTTCGCCACGGCGGGTGGTCTTGGCGGCATCGTGGTCGGGTGGTACGACGCTCAGAACCGCCGACGCCGTGCGCAGCTCCGAGTGTTCCGGGAGGTCGTCGAGCACGGCGGCCACGCCATCTGTCTGACCGACCCGTCGGGCACCATCGAGTACGTGAACCCGGAGTTCGAAGCACAGACCGGCTACGACGCCGCGACGGCGGTGGGACAGACCCCGGCCATCCTGCGGTCCGGGGCGCAAGACGACGCGTTCTACGCGGATCTGTGGGAGACGATTCTCGCCGGCGAGGTCTGGCACGGCGAGCTGGTCAACGAACGCAGGGACGGGACTCGCTATCACGTCAACCAGACCATCGCGCCCATCACGGACGACGGCGGCGACATCGCTCACTTCGTCGCGATAAACCAGGACGTCACGGCCCGGAAAGAGTACGAGGCCGAGCTGGAGCGACAGAACGAGCGCCTCGACGAGTTCGCCAGCGTCGTCTCCCACGACCTCCGGAACCCGCTGAGCGTGGCGTCGGGGCAGCTCGAACTCGAGCGGATGGACCGCGAGAGCGAGCACCTGGCGGTGGCGGCCAGCGCCCTCGAACGCATGGAGCGTCTCATCGACGACATGCTCACGCTGGCACGACAGGGCGAGACGGTCGGCGAGACGGACGCGGTGTCGCTCCGTTCGGTCGTCGAGGCCGCCTGGAAGCAGGTCGAGACGCCGGACGCGAACCTCGTCGTGGAGACGGACCTGACCGTCGCGGCCGACGCCCGTCGCGTCCAGCAGCTGTTCGAGAACCTCTTTCGCAACAGCGTGGAACACGGGACCCCGCCGAGTCGGTCGGGGAGTGACGGCGACCCCGTGGCCGACCACACGAACGGGGCCGTCCAGGCAGTCGACGCCGCGGCCGAGCTGACCGTGACCGTCGGCGACGTCGACGGCGGGTTCTTCGTCGCGGACACCGGCCCGGGGCTACCCGACGACGCCCGGGACCGCATCTTCGAGTCGGGATACTCCACGAGCCACGACGGCACGGGGCTGGGGCTGTCTATCGTCCGGCGAATCGCCGACGCGCACGGCTGGACGGTCACGGCGACGAACGGGGCCGACGGAGGCGCGCGTTTCGAGATTCGCGACGTCGAGCCCGCCCAGCCCCCGGAGACGGTATAG
- a CDS encoding TrbC/VirB2 family protein has translation MSRNEAERQDSRGWPSVASLAAGGGALVVLLAAADPALASSSSGASGGTTVVHSVLEVLQLLVGAGTVAVAFVGLDAMRGGHMEWAFYALTAGVVTFLAQRLYHSIHEFGVLPALPGLLTQSLFLVGTALLGLGFVQVYRVMQPR, from the coding sequence ATGTCCCGCAACGAAGCCGAGAGGCAGGACAGTCGTGGCTGGCCGTCAGTGGCGTCGCTGGCTGCAGGGGGTGGCGCGCTCGTCGTCCTCCTGGCCGCCGCGGACCCGGCGCTCGCCTCGAGTTCGAGTGGGGCCAGCGGTGGCACCACCGTCGTACACAGCGTCCTGGAGGTGCTCCAGCTGCTTGTCGGGGCCGGGACGGTGGCCGTCGCGTTCGTCGGACTCGACGCGATGCGTGGCGGGCACATGGAGTGGGCGTTCTACGCGCTCACCGCGGGCGTCGTCACGTTCCTGGCCCAGCGGCTCTACCACTCCATCCACGAGTTCGGCGTCCTCCCGGCACTGCCGGGTCTGCTCACCCAGTCGCTGTTCCTGGTCGGGACGGCGTTGCTGGGGCTCGGGTTCGTTCAGGTGTACCGCGTCATGCAACCACGGTGA
- a CDS encoding PstS family phosphate ABC transporter substrate-binding protein: MAHDSDRLSDRVSRRKFIATTGAAGVATVAGCSSGDGGSGGSSDGSSDGSSEETEAPETEASTDSSDDSGSSSGSISPLESGGSSTVYPIMNTAASYWNANRPASDSEYWPHGEYDIDTDLNLADYWGSLYGFEPGGDGDPPFQFTVGLSHSGTGVEKVMNGQHDIGNSSGNVEDELPDRDSYDSFIDHVVGVDGQPLVVSQEIADAGLEKITGQQLKDLYKGRIDNWQEIDSSLPDREVQVLARVKGSGTRTSFVSNVFGNPEEDTSVANRYGQNQRLAQAIAQADNAISYLALAFINTNGLAPVALEWEGTTYAYQDDQNGLDSKAYPLSRDLHCYTWEGTSKKEAAVINMVLSDFGQDTFVSPNNYFALGKRRQEEQMAKLPDQV, encoded by the coding sequence ATGGCGCACGACTCAGACCGTCTTTCAGACCGCGTATCGCGGCGCAAGTTCATCGCGACGACCGGAGCGGCCGGCGTCGCAACCGTCGCTGGCTGTTCCAGCGGCGACGGCGGCTCCGGCGGTAGTTCCGATGGCAGCTCCGACGGTAGCTCCGAGGAGACAGAGGCGCCGGAGACCGAGGCATCGACCGACAGCTCCGACGACTCGGGCAGCTCCTCCGGGAGCATCTCCCCGCTGGAATCCGGCGGCTCGTCGACGGTCTACCCCATCATGAACACGGCCGCGTCCTACTGGAACGCGAACCGGCCGGCCTCCGACTCCGAGTACTGGCCCCACGGCGAGTACGACATCGACACGGACCTGAACCTGGCCGACTACTGGGGCAGCCTCTACGGCTTCGAGCCGGGCGGGGACGGCGACCCGCCGTTCCAGTTCACCGTCGGTCTGTCCCACTCCGGGACCGGCGTCGAGAAGGTCATGAACGGCCAGCACGACATCGGCAACTCCTCCGGGAACGTCGAGGACGAGCTCCCGGACCGCGACTCCTACGACAGTTTCATCGACCACGTCGTCGGTGTGGACGGTCAGCCGCTGGTCGTCTCCCAGGAGATCGCCGACGCCGGCCTCGAGAAGATCACCGGCCAGCAGCTCAAGGACCTCTACAAGGGTCGAATCGACAACTGGCAGGAGATCGACAGCAGCCTCCCGGACCGCGAAGTGCAGGTCCTCGCCCGCGTCAAGGGCTCGGGTACTCGAACGTCCTTCGTGAGCAACGTCTTCGGCAACCCCGAAGAGGACACCTCGGTCGCCAACCGCTACGGGCAGAACCAGCGCCTCGCCCAGGCCATCGCGCAGGCCGACAACGCGATTTCCTACCTCGCGCTCGCGTTCATCAACACGAACGGTCTCGCACCCGTCGCCCTCGAGTGGGAGGGCACGACCTACGCCTACCAGGACGACCAGAACGGCCTGGACTCGAAGGCGTACCCGCTCTCGCGTGACCTCCACTGCTACACGTGGGAGGGCACCTCGAAGAAGGAGGCCGCCGTCATCAACATGGTCCTCTCTGACTTCGGGCAGGACACCTTCGTCTCGCCGAACAACTACTTCGCACTCGGCAAACGCCGACAGGAAGAGCAGATGGCGAAGCTCCCTGACCAGGTCTAA